GCAGATTCGCCCGGGGATGAATTCCAGCGATTGAAATTCTTCGAAGTTTTCCGTTACGGAGACCCTCGGTTGTCTCGAATGCGCGTAGGGAAATTTGAATCGCTCTGAAAGCGATTCGGTCATCTCTGACGTTCAAAGGTTTTACGAAGTTTCAAATTCGTCTTTGGCAAGAGACGCGACGCTGGCGACCTCTGCATCGCTGCACCCATTTATATCCGTGTAACTCGCGTATTGTTGCAAATGTAACCGAGATTTGGCTGGAATTCAAGATTTTcaggattttagaaatatttcacaggCGGAGAGTATTGAAGGTTATTCGAAGTATTCGAATTTTCACTGTTTCGGGAATATCGAATTGCGTCGCGGAATGGGATTTAAATGTCGTCATTGGTTACCGGTGTCTGCGCATGCGCGAACGCCGGAGGAAGTGCGCGCGGGAATAAGCAGGCGGACGTATCgtttacattgaaaatatattctcaTTTCGTGCGTGTTTCACAAGAACGTTATACATTTATGTATTTGCGATGTTTGTAACTTATAATTACAAAGTGACGCGGGAGGTAATCGGAATTTCAGCAGCGTCAACGGCAACATCGGCGAGACCGTGCTCGACGCGATTCAACGATCAAGTAAATCATTTTTACATACGTAACGCATCCTCTCCGTATAACGAAAATCGTATTCTAACGTCAACGGTTATTTCCTCGAGTGTTTCAATTAGTCGTGCACTAAGAACCGCGTTCTTATCAGCATCCAGGTTTgcgaataattttttattttaaccgAAAATAATTCACGCTATTCGAAGGTTCGAGATTAGTTTTTGAAAATGTCTCGATGTGCCGTGCCGTCGAAACTAGACGATATTGGAACCTACATCTAAATCAAGAATATTGCGTGTATATTGCTTTTCCCGATAGCTAGATAGAAATTAGtcgaaatatatttgtaataatcaaTGAAGCATCGGCGAATCGTATAACAACTTCGAACGTGTGTAATAGAACGTGTTCTGGTACACGGGACACGCGTGTAATTATTGTGATCCGAAAGCGTATATTCTCTTAGCAACATACAAAATGTCTAACATGCgatgttatttaataaacaattcttaAGAGCACATGATATGGTTACGCTAAAAAGTACAGACGAATTTGCAGCAATAGATATCTTTACAGTTCACTACGCTTCTTTACATCGAGCAACTGAAACGCCGCCATCTAAgtctaattcttctttttttcttcttcttcttcttcttctttttcttcttttatagacTTCAGTGCAATTCAGTAACAAATGCTATTTCTCTCGTCGCAACTGTTCCTTTATTGCGAGTTACAGTAACGAAACCGATAGATAATCGTATTTATTTGCTACACTACTCCGAAATAGTATTTATACCGTATTCAGGTACAAGATATGCATACCGGCGTTACATCGAATCGCAATGCAGAATTCAACGGAAACAATGTAAGATCGATCGATCAACTAGAAAAACTTTTCTCGTAACCGTGCTGTTTTCGTGGAAGCGccgttttgtttttatattttgaatcgCATTGCCGACAGAATCGTGATGATTGATTCGGTTCATCTCGATCGACCGTCATTTACTTTTGCATAATTTGTACCcattttgaattattcgaagaaaTCGATAAATACCGAAAAGTtacttctctttctctgtttttatTAATCGTTTGCTCGGCTCGTGTTTTCTCTTCGTTCCCGACAAACGAAACTACATGTAACATTAAACAATTAGGAATATAACAAATAGAACGACTAGGACCTACAGCGACCTGTGTCTCTTCGAACGTCTCATCCTGACAACAGTTCTCATTTACACGTTTCCCATAGTCCTTCGAATATTCTCGCACTTACACCGAATTCACGTTCGCATCCCAAAATTAGTAGCTACGTCAACAAGGCGGAGATATAATCGGTCGGTTCAAAAAGCATCGCTGGATAAAGAATTAATCGTGTTTTATAGGGGCATGTGATAAGGAAGCGATAATCGTTTCTAGATAGGCCAAAGTAACCTATGTTTCTGGTCAGTTTTTTTGACCGAACAATGATAAAGTTTgcattcctttcttttttttttttgttgtttttcgtTATAGAAACAGATTTCATTTTACGATCGCTATCCTCTATGCACATTTCAACAAAGCAGCAACAGAATCTGCCTCCGCGGTTTGAAACATAGTTTGATTACAAAACCCGAATGAGATGCGTATATACGAAGTTTTGGTCATTCGTAAACTCTTAAGTTCGTAAGTTCGTTAATCCGTAAATCCGACTCcgctaaatataaatatttaaaaacatactaacgtttatttgttttctttgctAAGTGTACacattagttttatttgctGGAAAGAAATTACGCttgtaaattataaagtctATCCTGTCATTTTATGGACGATTAAAGGCTCCATACGCGGAGTAAATTGTGATGTATAAAACCCATTCGGTTGTAATCGAACAAATTGATTGTATGATCATAAAAATAGGCTCTGAATAGTATGCTTTTACATTGGAATATGACAGTTTTCCTTATATGTGTCTCTTACGATTTGATTGGTTTTCTTACttataaacgaatatttttgGAAGTTCATTGAAGGAGCGCAGAAATATCCCAAATCTTAATCAGACGATCTTGGCCGATTGTTAATAATCTTCTTCTCGGTGCGTCGAGATCCATTCCGACAACGCTATGTTTTGCGTCATGGAAGGACGCCAAAGATGTTTGGCTAAATGATAAATGGGGGAAATAAGTGAAATCCCAACGACGAACGTCGGATCTTGTTTATATGGGGATATACTCACTTTGCTGCTTTCAGTTGTATGTGGCATGGATCGCAAACCCTGACTTCAAATTCGAATCCCATTGCTGGTATCGATATTCGTTGGGACGTGCAACGTGCACACAATGCACGACCGCAATGACGACAGTGATGTTGCCTCAGTCCTAATTGTCGTTGATCCATCATGGCTTTAATATTCCAGAAAAATGGTCTTCCACATGCCTACATTTTTTATCGTGtcgttattattgttacatgAAAACAAACTAAAGGAATATTGTACAAGTTCTTTCTAATTTTCTGAACACGTACTTGACATGTGTCTGACTCCACCCATGCTGCTGTTTCCTTTCTATTTGCAGCCATGTCCCAACAAACTATTACTCCATCTTCTCCTCCAGACAATAGAACACGTTCAGCACTTGCGTAACACAGTGCTGTTACCTTGTtgctgtaaaataatatataaatttttgtagtATACATCCAGATTATGTTACGGTGTGTACTTATTGCTTACTGATGCCCTTGAAGCTCGTATGCTGTTCCCTGGCGCCCTCCAATGTCCCACACCATGATACTTTGATCGAAACTTCCAGAAAACAAAAGCTGCTTCTCAGAATCCCATGCCAATGTGTGAATACTCCCCCTATGCGCTTTCAACGTAGTGATCAATGTGACACCGTTAGCATCTAACTTCAACATTTCTATTTGTCCAGAGTAATCACCAACGAAAGCATGTTTTGATTGAACATCAAATCTGTGCAAGTTAAGGAGATCTGTTGACAATGAACTTAAAGAATATTGGACAGGTTTATAATCTTTTGATAATATTATGAATGACTATTTGTAGAAAAGGATACTGCAATGCAGTGTACCAAGCATCAGTCTGATATGATCCTACTTTTTGACCGGTTTCTGAACAATGTAACTGAAACATTTTATCTCGGCCTATACTTAAAACCCATTCACAATTTGGAGCAAATATGACACCTGTAACCCTTGCCTGATGCGCAGAATATTCACGCATAGCTGTCATTCGATTATAATCTTGTTCCAGAATGAAttcctaaaaataaaatctGACACATTTGTTGCCAAACGCAAAAGGAGGAATTTCTAAACAGGGTTTTGAGTTGTGTACATTTATGGTTCCATTGTCCAAACCAACAAATAACTGTCTTGTTTCTACACAATAATACATTGATGTTGCACCAGCAGCCATGTATTGACAAACACTTGGCCAATATTGTCCGGAATCACGTTTTAGCCAAACTCTAACggttctataaaaaaaaaaaaacacacacacacacaccttaATGAATTCAGAAGACAGTGTCTGTAAATATTCTCGAAATTAAATCATGCTAAGAAGAAATCTGTATCAATGATTTGAACAAACATTTGAAGAAGCGCAGGGCTATAATGTTCGAAAAAATTTGTTCTAACTACCTGTCATCGCAAACGCTAATTACACCTTCTTCCCGTGGTATAATGATAGCCGCATTGACATCATCATTGCATCCTTCCAATTTCGATAAAAGTACAGGTTTACGACTTGAGCTGAATTTGTCATGATTTACGCCTGGAGCGGGCTTTATCTCTGCTGCCATTTCAATCTTCAGAACGTATTCTACGAAGTGGGCTTGTCATTTGACAGTTGTCAGACTTCGATGATAAATCAGCGTCTATGTATTTTACAAAGACGGAAACTCCGATTTTTTAAGAGATTGTGGAGAACCTGTCGGCGTTGCTTGTGTTATTCAGCACAAATCTTCCTTGCCGTCGTTACCTCGAGTTCCTCTTTATCGACTGTTTATCGTTTTACTAGAAATTGTGTAATAAAGGTCCATTGACCGAGGCTTTACATTTGTTGTCCACTGCCATTAGTTTTAAGTTTCTGGTAATTCTGCGgtaatgtaaataattcctCTAATTATTACAATGCATTATGGTAGGATGGCATTAATTGTACACGTAGGTGTccactttattaaaatatttagcattatatattttattattcatatataatattcttactaATAGTTACCGACTGTCATTGTTGATAAATGTTGTACACATGTCAGTCAGATGGTGCATCAGTGAAAATACGATCAGAAACTTCGTATCTTATTTGGCGTTAGTTTGTGCTACTGGAAAATGTGTCAGAAATTGTAAAAGCACGAGATGAGATCTTGTTACACGAAGGTgtcattattgataatatttgccaactattaaatattaacaataacatTATGTCAGGCACTAAGGtaacaaataataaagtatacgtATGactacatttaaataaaaagatacatgtattatagaattttaaatcaatgacTCTTTTTATCAATGGTAGGTTGACACTAATAAAGATGATAATCT
Above is a genomic segment from Nomia melanderi isolate GNS246 chromosome 8, iyNomMela1, whole genome shotgun sequence containing:
- the Wdfy2 gene encoding WD repeat and FYVE domain containing 2, giving the protein MAAEIKPAPGVNHDKFSSSRKPVLLSKLEGCNDDVNAAIIIPREEGVISVCDDRTVRVWLKRDSGQYWPSVCQYMAAGATSMYYCVETRQLFVGLDNGTINEFILEQDYNRMTAMREYSAHQARVTGVIFAPNCEWVLSIGRDKMFQLHCSETGQKVGSYQTDAWYTALQFDVQSKHAFVGDYSGQIEMLKLDANGVTLITTLKAHRGSIHTLAWDSEKQLLFSGSFDQSIMVWDIGGRQGTAYELQGHHNKVTALCYASAERVLLSGGEDGVIVCWDMAANRKETAAWVESDTCQACGRPFFWNIKAMMDQRQLGLRQHHCRHCGRALCARCTSQRISIPAMGFEFEVRVCDPCHIQLKAANQTSLASFHDAKHSVVGMDLDAPRRRLLTIGQDRLIKIWDISALLQ